One Paralysiella testudinis genomic window, TCAGTTTGTCCGCGCCTTCGCCCATTGCGGTGATATTCGCTTGGCTTACCGGAATGCTCCAAGTGCCGTCAGCTTTAACCACAGATTCACCAACCTTATTGCCCGACGCATCGGTCAATACGATGGTTTGGCCTTCTTTACCTGTGCCGGTAACGTTGAAACCCGCAGCAGCTTCTGCTTTGTTTACTACGTCATCGCCCGCAACCTTATCAATGGCCACGCTTGGGTTCGATCCGGCTGTTGTGCTGCCTTCGGCACTTTGGTTGCCCGCAGCGTCTTCCGCCGTTGCCTTAACAGTGCTGCCATCGGCCACTTTGTTGGCAGGAATGGTCGCGGTGGTGTCGACTGCGGCTACGTTCGGAATAGTGTCCGTGTTGTCCGAAGTCCAGCTGCCGTCGGCATTTTTGGTCAGGGTCACAGGCACTGCGGCAGTGCCGTTTTCCGGTGTTACTTGAACCGTTACCTTGTCGCCCGGTTTGGCATCCGCCGGCAAACCCACAGTTACTTCGCCGTTGGCTCCCCACTAACCGTCGGCGCACTCGGCGCTACGGTGTCTACGCTGATTTCCTTGGCCGCTGATACGCTACTGCCTTTCACCGTCGCCGTCAGTTTGTCCGCGCCTTCGCCCATTGCGGTGATATTCGCTTGGCTTACCGGAATGCTCCAAGTGCCGTCAGCTTTAACCACAGATTCACCAACCTTATTGCCCGACGCATCGGTCAATACGATGGTTTGGCCTTCTTTACCTGTGCCGGTAACGTTGAAACCCGCAGCAGCTTCTGCTTTGTTTACTACGTCATCGCCCGCAACCTTATCAATGGCCACGCTTGGGTTCGATCCGGCTGTTGTGCTGCCTTCGGCACTTTGGTTGCCCGCAGCGTCTTGCGCCGTTGCCTTAACAGTGCTGCCATCGGCCACTTTGTCGGCAGGAATGGTCGCGGTGGTGCCGCCTGCGACTACGCTCGGAATAGTGTCCGTGTTGTCCGAAGTCCAGCTGCCGTCGGCATTTTTGGTCAGGGTCACAGGCACTGCGGCAGTGCCGTTTTCCGGTGTTACTTGAACCGTTACCTTGTCGCCCGGTTTGGCATCCGCCGGCAAACCCACAGTTACTTCGCCGTTGGCTCCCCACTAACCGTCGGCGCACTCGGCGCTACGGTGTCTACGCTGATTTCCTTGGCCGCTGATACGCTACTGCCTTTCACCGTCGCCGTCAGTTTGTCCGCGCCTTCGCCCATTGCGGTGATATTCGCTTGGCTTACCGGAATGCTCCAAGTGCCGTCAGCTTTAACCACAGATTCACCAACCTTATTGCCCGACGCATCGGTCAATACGATGGTTTGGCCTTCTTTACCTGTGCCGGTAACGTTGAAACCCGCAGCAGCTTCTGCTTTGTTTACTACGTCATCGCCCGCAACCTTATCAATGGCCACGCTTGGGTTCGATCCGGCTGTTGTGCTGCCTTCGGCACTTTGGTTGCCCGCAGCGTCTTCCGCCGTTGCCTTAACAGTGCTGCCATCGGCCACTTTGTTGGCAGGAATGGTCGCGGTGGTGTCGACTGCGGCTACGTTCGGAATAGTGTCCGTGTTGTCCGAAGTCCAGCTGCCGTCGGCATTTTTGGTCAGGGTCACAGGCACTGCGGCAGTGCCGTTTTCCGGTGTTACTTGAACCGTTACCTTGTCGCCCGGTTTGGCATCCGCCGGCAAACCCACAGTTACTTCGCCGTTGGCTCCCCACTAACCGTCGGCGCACTCGGCGCTACGGTGTCTACGCTGATTTCCTTGGCCGCTGATACGCTACTGCCTTTCACCGTCGCCGTCAGTTTGTCCGCGCCTTCGCCCATTGCGGTGATATTCGCTTGGCTTACCGGAATGCTCCAAGTGCCGTCAGCTTTAACCACAGATTCACCAACCTTATTGCCCGACGCATCGGTCAATACGATGGTTTGGCCTTCTTTACCTGTGCCGGTAACGTTGAAACCCGCAGCAGCTTCTGCTTTGTTTACTACGTCATCGCCCGCAACCTTATCAATGGCCACGCTTGGGTTCGATCCGGCTGTTGTGCTGCCTTCGGCACTTTGGTTGCCCGCAGCGTCTTGCGCCGTTGCCTTAACAGTGCTGCCATCGGCCACTTTGTCGGCAGGAATGGTCGCGGTGGTGCCGCCTGCGACTACGCTCGGAATAGTGTCCGTGTTGTCCGAAGTCCAGCTGCCGTCGGCATTTTTGGTCAGGGTCACAGGCACTGCGGCAGTGCCGTTTTCCGGTGTTACTTGAACCGTTACCTTGTCGCCCGGTTTGGCATCCGCCGGCAAACCCACAGTTACTTCGCCGTTGGCTCCCCACTAACCGTCGGCGCACTCGGCGCTACGGTGTCTACGCTGATTTCCTTGGCCGCTGATACGCTACTGCCTTTCACCGTCGCCGTCAGTTTGTCCGCGCCTTCGCCCATTGCGGTGATATTCGCTTGGCTTACCGGAATGCTCCAAGTGCCGTCAGCTTTAACCACAGATTCACCAACCTTATTGCCCGACGCATCGGTCAATACGATGGTTTGGCCTTCTTTACCTGTGCCGGTAACGTTGAAACCCGCAGCAGCTTCTGCTTTGTTTACTACGTCATCGCCCGCAACCTTATCAATGGCCACGCTTGGGTTCGATCCAGGCTGTTGTGCTGCCTTCGGCACTTTGGTTGCCCGCAGCGTCTTGCGCCGTTGCCTTAACAGTGCTGCCATCGGCCACTTTGTCGGCAGGAATGGTCGCGGTGGTGCCGCCTGCGACTACGCTCGGAATAGTGTCCGTGTTGTCCGAAGTCCAGCTGCCGTCGGCATTTTTGGTCAGGGTCACAGGCACTGCGGCAGTGCCGTTTTCCGGTGTTACTTGAACCGTTACCTTGTCGCCCGGTTTGGCATCCGCCGGCAAACCCACAGTTACTTCGCCGTTGGCTCCCCACTAACCGTCGGCGCACTCGGCGCTACGGTGTCTACGCTGATTTCCTTGGCCGCTGATACGCTACTGCCTTTCACCGTCGCCGTCAGTTTGTCCGCGCCTTCGCCCATTGCGGTGATATTCGCTTGGCTTACCGGAATGCTCCAAGTGCCGTCAGCTTTAACCACAGATTCACCAACCTTATTGCCCGACGCATCGGTCAATACGATGGTTTGGCCTTCTTTACCTGTGCCGGTAACGTTGAAACCCGCAGCAGCTTCTGCTTTGTTTACTACGTCATCGCCCGCAACCTTATCAATGGCCACGCTTGGGTTCGATCAGGCTGTTGTGCTGCCTTCGGCACTTTGGTTGCCCGCAGCGTCTTGCGCCGTTGCCTTAACAGTGCTGCCATCGGCCACTTTGTCGGCAGGAATGGTCGCGGTGGTGCCGCCTGCGACTACGCTCGGAATAGTGTCCGTGTTGTCCGAAGTCCAGCTGCCGTCGGCATTTTTGGTCAGGGTCACAGGCACTGCGGCAGTGCCGTTTTCCGGTGTTACTTGAACCGTTACCTTGTCGCCCGGTTTGGCATCCGCCGGCAAACCCACAGTTACTTCGCCGTTGGCTCCCCACTAACCGTCGGCGCACTCGGCGCTACGGTGTCTACGCTGATTTCCTTGGCCGCTGATACGCTACTGCCTTTCACCGTCGCCGTCAGTTTGTCCGCGCCTTCGCCCATTGCGGTGATATTCGCTTGGCTTACCGGAATGCTCCAAGTGCCGTCAGCTTTAACCACAGATTCACCAACCTTATTGCCCGACGCATCGGTCAATACGATGGTTTGGCCTTCTTTACCTGTGCCGGTAACGTTGAAACCCGCAGCAGCTTCTGCTTTGTTTACTACGTCATCGCCCGCAACCTTATCAATGGCCACGCTTGGGTTCGATCAGGCTGTTGTGCTGCCTTCGGCACTTTGGTTGCCCGCAGCGTCTTGCGCCGTTGCCTTAACAGTGCTGCCATCGGCCACTTTGTCGGCAGGAATGGTCGCGGTGGTGCCGCCTGCGACTACGCTCGGAATAGTGTCCGTGTTGTCCGAAGTCCAGCTGCCGTCGGCATTTTTGGTCAGGGTCACAGGCACTGCGGCAGTGCCGTTTTCCGGTGTTACTTGAACCGTTACCTTGTCGCCCGGTTTGGCATCCGCCGGCAAACCCACAGTTACTTCGCCGTTGGCTCCCCACTAACCGTCGGCGCACTCGGCGCTACGGTGTCTACGCTGATTTCCTTGGCCGCTGATACGCTACTGCCTTTCACCGTCGCCGTCAGTTTGTCCGCGCCTTCGCCCATTGCGGTGATATTCGCTTGGCTTACCGGAATGCTCCAAGTGCCGTCAGCTTTAACCACAGATTCACCAACCTTATTGCCCGACGCATCGGTCAATACGATGGTTTGGCCTTCTTTACCTGTGCCGGTAACGTTGAAACCCGCAGCAGCTTCTGCTTTGTTTACTACGT contains:
- a CDS encoding Ig-like domain-containing protein, with the translated sequence MGLPADAKPGDKVTVQVTPENGTAAVPVTLTKNADGSWTSDNTDTIPNVAAVDTTATIPANKVADGSTVKATAEDAAGNQSAEGSTTAGSNPSVAIDKVAGDDVVNKAEAAAGFNVTGTGKEGQTIVLTDASGNKVGESVVKADGTWSIPVSQANITAMGEGADKLTATVKGSSVSAAKEISVDTVAPSAPTVSGEPTAK
- a CDS encoding Ig-like domain-containing protein, encoding MGLPADAKPGDKVTVQVTPENGTAAVPVTLTKNADGSWTSDNTDTIPSVVAGGTTATIPADKVADGSTVKATAQDAAGNQSAEGSTTAGSNPSVAIDKVAGDDVVNKAEAAAGFNVTGTGKEGQTIVLTDASGNKVGESVVKADGTWSIPVSQANITAMGEGADKLTATVKGSSVSAAKEISVDTVAPSAPTVSGEPTAK
- a CDS encoding Ig-like domain-containing protein, with the translated sequence MGLPADAKPGDKVTVQVTPENGTAAVPVTLTKNADGSWTSDNTDTIPNVAAVDTTATIPANKVADGSTVKATAEDAAGNQSAEGSTTAGSNPSVAIDKVAGDDVVNKAEAAAGFNVTGTGKEGQTIVLTDASGNKVGESVVKADGTWSIPVSQANITAMGEGADKLTATVKGSSVSAAKEISVDTVAPSAPTVSGEPTAK
- a CDS encoding Ig-like domain-containing protein — encoded protein: MAIDKVAGDDVVNKAEAAAGFNVTGTGKEGQTIVLTDASGNKVGESVVKADGTWSIPVSQANITAMGEGADKLTATVKGSSVSAAKEISVDTVAPSAPTVSGEPTAK